The DNA segment GCCAGTCGGTGTCTTCGAGTTCGACGGCGCCGGGCAGCAGATCGCGCGCGGTGTCGTAGAGGCGCTGTTCGGCGCCGGCCAGCAGCACCTTGTCGATGGAGGTCTCCGGTCCGAGCTTGTGTCCTTCGGCCAGCCGATACTGGGTGGCGCGCGAGCGGCACCGCAGCGTGTGCAGCGCCAGGTAGACGTCGCCCATGTCGACGTCCACGGCCTGCCCGATTCCCTTGACCTCGCCGATCAGCGCGTCGAATCGCGAATACAGGTAGGCGATCCGCTGCCAGAAGCACGTCGAGCGTTCGTAGGGCAGCAGGTCCATCGCCAGCCGCCATCCGTCGCCGGGCCGGCCGAGCATCCGGTCGGCGCCCACCACGACGTCGTCGAAGTAGACCTCGCAGAACTCGTCGACGCCGTGCATGGTGTGCAACGGACGCACCGAGATCCCCGGCGTGTCCAGGTCGACGAAGAACGCGGTGATCGCCTCGTGGTCGGGGATGTCCGCACCACCGGTGCGGGTGAGCAGGATGCAGCGGTGCGAGTACTGGGCGAAGCTGGTCCACACCTTCTGGCCGTTGATCACCCACTCGTCGCCGCGCTGCACCGCACGCGTGGTCAGCGACGCCAGGTCACTGCCGGAGCCTGGCTCGGAGAACCCCTGGCACCACTGCTCTTCGCCGCTGAGCAGTTTCGGCACCATCTCGGCGGCCAGCTCGGGGGAGGCGTAGTCGATCATCGTGGGCGCGAGCACCTCGAGCATCGAATACGGTCCGGGCTCGGCCAGCCGGCGGCCCACCACCTCCTCGCCGACGATGGCCCGCAGGATCGCGGGCCCGCCGAGCCCGCCGGCGCGTTCGGGCCAGCCGTAGCGCATCCAATCGGCGTCGTAGAGTGCGCGCTGCACGCGGGCGAACTGGCGCATGTGGCCCTGCAGCGAGTGGTCGTCCGGCGGCTCGACCAAGCCCGAGTTCTCGTCGAGCCAGCTCCGCAGTGCCGTCCGGAACGCGGCGGGCTCCAACAGGTCAGTCATCCGGCTTCGGGTCTCCCTATCGCGTGGGGGCGCCCGGAGTCGTGGTCCCCGGAGCGCCGGATGAACGTCATCGCACGGGTTTTCAGCCGCCAGCCGCCCGCGGTGCGGACGTAGGTGTCGTTGTAGTAACCGATGCGCATGTCGTGCTTGGAATGCTCGATGAAGCACAGCGGCTGGGTCCCGCTCGCCGTGTCGGCGCCTTCGGTCAGGTCCACCAGCGCCGTGCCGGTCATGAACAGCCCCTTGGGCGCCGCGTCCACCAGCACGGGGAACCGGTTGAGCGTGTAGGTCTCGCCGAATGCGCTGTAAGTGCCGTCGGGGGTGAAGACGCTGGTCAGTCCGTCGATGTCGCCCTGGGTGATGGTGACGGCGTACTTGGCGAGCAGCTGGTGGATCTCGACCAGATCCTCAGTTCGTGTCGGTGTCGTGCTCATTCTTGTAGACCTTACCGCCCTTCATTACAAAGTCGACATCGCGTGTAACGCCGATGTCCGCCAGGGGGTCGCCCGGCACCGCGATGATGTCGGCGAGGTAGCCGACGGCGAGGCGACCGAGTGAATCGGACCGGTTGATCAGATCCGCGGCGACGACCGTCGCGGCGCGCAGCACCGCCGCGGGCGGCATACCCCACTCGACGAGCGTGACGAGTTCATCGGCGTTGCGGCCGTGGGGGATTGCCGGTGCGTCGGTGCCGACGGCGATCTTCACGCCCGCTTCGTAGGCGGCCTTGATCGACGTCCTGGCCTTCGGGAACATCTCGGCGGCCTTGGCCTGCAACTCCGGGGGCGCCTTCGAGACGTCCATGTACTCGGCGAGCCGCCGGGTGGTGACGAGGAACCGGTCGTTGTCCACCAGCATCCGGATGGCCTCGTCGTCCATCAGGAAGCCGTGCTCGATGCAGTCGATCCCGCACGCCACGGCATGTTTGACGGCCTCGGCGCCGTGGGTGTGCGCGGCCACCCGCATCCCGCGCCGGTGCGCCTCGTCGACGATGGCCCGCAGTTCCTCGTCCGAATAGTGTTGTGCGCCTGCCTCTCCGGTCAGCGACATCACCCCGCCGGACACACAGACCTTGATCAGCTGAGCACCGTGTTTGATCTGGTAGCGCACCGCCTTGCGGATCTCGTCGACACCGTTGGCGATGCCCTCCTCGACCGTCAGTTCGAGGGCGCCGGGCATGAAGGCGGCGAACATCGTCGGGTCGAGGTGTCCGCCGGTGGGGGTGATCGCGTGTCCGGCCGGGACCACCCGGGGCCCGTCGATCCAGCCGGCGTCGATGGCCTTGCCCAGCGCGACGTCGAGCAGGTATCCGCCGGTCTTGACGAACAGCCCGAGGTTGCGCACCGTGGTGAACCCGGCGCGCAGCGTGCGCCGGGCATTGCCGACCGCGCGCAGCACCCGGGTCGGGGGATCGTCCTGCACCTGCGACAGGCCCGGGTTCTCCCCCCGGCCGCCCATCAGGAGGTTCACCTCCATGTCCATCAGACCGGGCAGCAGGATGGAGTCACCGAGGTCGATCACGTCGGCGCCGGCGGGCACGTCGCCGCCCACCGACACGATGCGATCACCGTCGACGGTGACGACGCCGGGGCGGACGATCTCCCCGCTGTCGACGTCGACGTATCCGGCTGCCTTGAGGGTGAGCACCTCTAGACCACCGGCTCCTTGATCAGTTTGATGTAGGCCGCACCGCTGTCGAGGACACGCGGCTGCTTCCACACCTCGACGGGGAAACTCACCATCACGATCGACTGGCCCAGGTGCACGAGTGCCTTCGCGTCCTCGGGCATGCCCTTGAGCGGGAAGCGGGCGTCGACGTAGACCATGATGTCCTCGAGTCGGGCCATTCCGGCGTCGTAGAGCTCCTGCATCTCGTCCATCGTCGAGTTGAGCCGCTTGGCGTACCGCTCCTCCTCGGTGGGCAGGCACCAGTCGGAGAACCGCTCCAGGTCGGCGAATTCCTCGGGCAGCTTAGACATTGGCGTGATCCTTCTCGGCAGAACTGGCGTGTCCATTCGTGGCGCTCGCGGTGGCACTGCCGTCGGCCAGTGACGCCTTGTACCGATCCACGTACTGGTGTGCGGTCATGTGCAGGTGACGCAGCAGGATCTCCTGGTCGCACAGCGGGAAATCCGTGACGACGCGGGTGCCGATCTGGGTCTGGGTGGCCTCCAGGGTGTTGGCGTCCTGGAACGCGTACTCCTTGAACGTCACCGCGGCCAGTTCCTGAGAGAGCCGCTGCCGCAGGTTGGTCGGTGGCACGAAGTACAGGTCGGCTTCGAAGATGTGCTTGTCCACCGCGGTGGGCCAGTAGTTGTAGGTCAGATACCAGCCCGGCGCCCAGAACAGCAGCGTGAAGTTGGGGAAGAACTCGAACGAGTCTGTGCCCCAGCTCTTGTGGCGCCCCGGGTTGATGGCGGGCGGCAGCTCGTCGGGCAGAATGCCCTTGATGTTCGGCCGGTCCCACGGGCCGAACAGCCCGCTGTGCAGGATGCGCTCGATCGGCTTGACCATGTTGAGATCCTTCGGCGGGGACATCCCGCCCCACGACGACACCATCGAGTGGTCACCCTTGATGTCGTAAGCCAGGGCCTCGAAGCCGAACTTGGCCAGCTTCTCGGCCTCCTCCTTCTCCGCCTGCTTCATGTGCAGGATCGGCGCGTGGTAGAACTCGGTGAACGCGTCGATGAACAGCTTCCAGTTCGCGTTGATCTCCGCGCGGTAGCTGTAGTGCTCGGTCATCTCGTGGAACGGGTAGCCCTCGAGGCCCTTCGCGAAGTCGCCGAGGTATTCGCGCAGCGGGATCGCGTCCTTGTCGAAGTTGATGAAGATGAAGCCTTCCCACACCTCGCAGCGGACCGGCACCAGGCCGTACTGCGCCTTGTCGAGGTCGAAGAACTCGCCTTCCTGCTGGACGAAGGTCAGGTCGCCCTTGAGGTCGTAGCGCCACGCGTGGTACTTGCAGACGAACTGGCGGCAGGAACCGGACACCTCTTCGCCCGGGAAGTCCGACCACACCAGCTTGTTGCCGCGGTGACGGCAGAAGTTGTAGAACGCCCGCACCTCGTTGTCGGTGCCCTTGACGATGATCACCGACGTCCCGGGCCCGGCGCAGGGCATCTCGCGGGTGAAGTAGCTGCCCTTCTTCGGCAACTGCTCGACGCGGCCGACCTTGAGCCAGGTCTTCTTGAAGATCGCCTCCTGCTCGAGCTTGAAGTGCTCGGGGTCGATGGAGTCCTCGTAGTTGACCGGCGCCGTGCCGAGTTCCGGCCAGTTCTCGGTCCAGCTACCGGCGGCCGGTTTCGGAAAATGTGCCACGGTTCGTTACCTCTCCTGGTCGGGTTCTACGCCGAATGTGTTGATGGCCATGGCCAGCGCGCCATAGCAGCCGATGGTGAAGACGAGATCCATACGCTGGCGCTCGTCGAGATGGGCGCTGAGCTCGGCCCACGTCTGGTCGGAGATGTTCGCCTTGTCCTGCAGTTGGTCCACCGCGTCGAGCACCGCCTGGTCGAGCTCGTCGGCGCCCCGTCCCTGGGCGGCACCCTCGATGGCGGCGTCGGTCAGCCCGACCTCGCGGCCCATCGAGACGTGGTGGCGCCACTCGTACTCCGAGCCCAGCACATGCGCGACCCGCAGGATCGCCAGTTCGCGCAGGCGGTCGGGCAGCGTGGACCGGAACAGCAGGTGGACGTTGAAGCGCAGGAAGGCTCGGGTGAGGTGGGGGTGGCGAACCAGCGTGGCCAGCAGGTTTCCCGCCGCTTCGGGGTTGAGCCGCTCCTCGGGGAGCATGACCGACAGTGCGCGCAGCACGTCGTCGTCCCACTGATCCGCCGGCAACGGGGCCAGGCGCACGGGCGTCTCCTCTCAGTGATGAGAATCAGGTTCTCATTTCTGCCTAACAGGTTTCCACACGACGTGCACGATGGTCAATACGGGCGCCCGAGGTGCCCGCGTCCGTGTGTCTCCACATGCCGCGCGTACTGCGGTAATTGTTCACCGACATTGATTCTCCCGCAGTGAGAAGATAGTTTTCTGAAGAGGAGAACTGCTCGAGCACGGAGCCGCCCAACGGAAGGACACCGCCGTGAAGCACGAGGACATGATTCTGATCAGCGTGGACGATCACATCATCGAACCGCCGGGCATGTTCAAGAACCACCTGCCGGAGAAGTACGTCAACGACGCGCCGAGGCTCGTGCACAACCCGGACGGCTCCGACACCTGGCAGTTCCGCGACACCGTGATCCCCAACGTCGCGCTCAACGCGGTGGCCGGCCGGCCGAAAGAGGAGTACGGCCTCGAACCCCAGGGTCTCGACGAGATCCGCAAGGGCTGCTACGACCCGAACGAACGCGTCAAGGACATGAACGCCGGCGGCGTGCTGGCCACCATGAACTTCCCGTCGTTCCCCGGTTTCGCGGCGCGGCTGTTCGCCACCGAGGACCCCGACTTCTCCATGGCTCTGGTGCAGGCCTACAACGACTGGCACATCGACGAGTGGTGCGGCAGCAATCCGGGCCGGTTCATCCCGATGGCGATCCCGGCGATCTGGGATCCCGAGCTGTGCGCCAAGGAGGTGCGACGGGTCTCGGAGAAGGGTGTGCATTCACTGACGTTCACCGAGAACCCCTCGACGCTGGGCTACCCGAGCTTCCACGACCTCGAGCACTGGAAGCCGTTGTGGGAAGCGCTCGTCGACACCGACACGGTGATGAACGTGCACATCGGCTCGTCGGGCAAGCTCGCGATCACCGCGCCGGACGCACCGATGGACGTGATGATCACGCTGCAGCCGATGAACATCGTGCAGGCCGCGGCGGATCTGCTGTGGTCGGCGCCGATCAAGCAGTATCCCGATCTGAAGATCGCGCTGAGCGAGGGCGGCACGGGGTGGATTCCCTACTTCCTCGACCGCGTGGACCGCACCTACGAGATGCACTCGACATGGACGCACCAGAACTTCGGTGACAAGTTGCCCTCGGAGGTGTTCCGCGACCACTTCCTGACGTGCTTCATCTCCGATCCGGTCGGTGTGAAGAACCGGCACATGATCGGCATCGACAACATCTGCTGGGAGATGGACTACCCGCACAGCGATTCGATGTGGCCCGGTGCGCCCGAGGAGTTGATGGCCGTCTTCGAGACCTACGAGGTCACCGACGAGGAGATCAACAAGATCACCCACGAGAACGCGATGCGGTGGTACCACTTCGAACCGTTCAATCACGTCCCGAAGGAGCAGGCCACCGTCGGCGCGCTGCGCAAGTCCGCCGAGGGTCACGACGTGTCGATCCGGGCGCTGAGCGCCCACAAGGACCGCAGCGGCTCGAGCTTCGCCGACTTCCAGGCCAACGCCAAGGCGGTCAGCGGCGCCCGCGACTGATCCGCGGCGCGTTCACCGGTGTGGTCGAAACCGACCGCACCGGTGAAAAGCTGTGTGGCCGTGCCCATCTGACGACAGAGGAGAACCAAGTGCCGGGCGGTATGAACTTCGAGCTGACCGAGGACCAGCAGCTGATCTACAAATCGGTCAGTGAGCTCGCCGCGAGGTTCGACGACCAGTACTGGATGGAGAAGGACTCCAACCACGAGTTCCCGACCGAGTTCTACGACGCGATCGCCGGTGGCGGCTGGCTGGGGATGACGATCCCCGAGGAGTACGGCGGCCACGGCCTCGGCATCACCGAGGCCACCCTGCTCGCCGAGGCGGTCGCCCGCTCGGGCGGCGGGATGAACGCGGCCAGCTCCATCCACATGTCGATCTTCGGGATGCACCCGGTGGTCAAGCACGGGTCCGAGGAACTCAAGGCCCGCACCCTGCCCCGCATCGCCACCGGCGATCTGCACGTGTGCTTCGGGGTCACCGAACCCGGTGCGGGGCTCGACACGTCACGCATCACCACCTTCGCCAAGCGCGACGGTGACAGCTATGTCGTGAACGGCCGCAAGGTGTGGATCTCCAAGGCGCTCGAGTCGGAGAAGATCCTGCTGCTGACCCGCACCACACCGTACGACGAGGTCAGCAAGAAGACCGACGGTATGACGCTGTTCATGACCGATCTCGACCGCGCGCACGTCGACATCCGTCCCATCCCGAAGATGGGCCGTAACGCGGTCAGCTCGAACGAACTGTTCATCGACGATCTGCGGATCCCCGTCGAGGACCGGGTCGGCGAGGAGGGCAAGGGGTTCTTCTACATCCTCGACGGGCTCAACCCCGAGCGCATGCTGATCGCCGCCGAGGCGCTCGGCATCGGCCGGGTGGCCCTCGACAAGGCCGTGCGCTACGCCACCGACCGGCACGTGTTCGACCGTCCGATCGGGATGAACCAGGGCATCCAGTTCCCGCTGGCCGACTCGCTGGCCCGGCTCGACGCCGCGGAGCTGATGCTGCGCAAGGCCACCTGGCTCTACGACAACGGCAAATCGTGTGGCCGCGAAGCCAATACGGCCAAGTACCTGTGCGCCGACGCGGGCTTCACCGCCGCCGACCGGGCGCTGCAGACCCACGGTGGCATGGGCTACGCCGAGGAGTACCACGTCGCGCGGTTCTTCCGTGAGGCCCGGCTGATGAAGATCGCCCCGGTCAGTCAGGAGATGATCCTGAACTTCCTCGGATCCCACGTGCTCGGCCTACCCAGGAGCTACTGAGATGAACAACGGCTACTTCGACCTGACCGGGCGCGCCGCGATGGTCACCGGCGCGGGCGCCGGCGGCGGGATCGGCGCCGCGGTCGCCGCCGCGCTGGCCCAGGCCGGCGCCGCCGTACTGGTCACCGACATCGACGCGGACGCAGCGGCGGCCGTGGCCGAGCGCATCCGCGCCGAGGGCGGTAAGGCGGATTCATGTGCGCTCGACGTCGCCGACCGCGGCGCCGCCGACGCCGCCGCCGCACAGGCCGCCGGGCTCGGCGGGGGATCGCTGCACATCCTGGTCAACAACGCCGGGGTCACCGCACCGGCGATGTTCCCGAAGCTGACCGAGGAGGCGTTCCGGCTCACCTTCGACATCCACGTGATGGGCACCTTCCACTGCACCCAGGCGGCGCTGCCGTACCTGCCCACCGACGGCACCGCGCGCGTCATCAACGTGACGTCGGCGGCCGGCCTCACCGGCACGCTCGGACAGGTGAACTACTCGGCGGCAAAGGCGGGCATCATCGGGTTCACCAAATCGCTGGCCCGCGAACTGGCCACCAAGAACATCATGGTCAACGCGCTGGCACCGCTCGCCGCCACCCCGATGACCGAGACCATCCGGACCAACGAGAAGTTCGCGGCGAACATGATGAACCGCATCCCGCTCAAGCGCTGGGCCGGCCCCGAGGAGGTGGCCGGGGCGTTCGTGTTCATGGCGTCGGACGCCGCGTCGTACATCACCGGTCAGGTGCTGCCGGTGGATGGTGGCATGGTGATGTGATGCAGACAGCGGCGGGCAGGAGCGGAGCGACCGGGGGATCGGGGGAGCCGCCGCTGGCCGGCGTCACCGTCGTGACGTTGGAACAGGCGGTGTCCGCACCGATGTGCACGCGCGTGCTCGCCGACTTCGGTGCGCGGGTGATCAAGATCGAGAACCCGAACGGCGGCGACTTCGCCCGCTACTACGACGACGTGGTCAAGGGGCAGGCCGCGCATTTCGTCTGGGTCAACCGCGGCAAGGAATCGCTGACGCTGGACCTCAAGTCCCCGGCGGGGATGGAGGTGCTGCACCGGTTGCTCGACGGCGCCGACGTGCTGGTGTCCAACCTCGCGCCCGGGGCGACCGCGCGGATGGGCCTCGGCGCGGCGGACCTCAAACAGCGCCACCCGCACGTGATCCCGGTCGAGATCGACGGCTACGGGACCGGCGGACCGATCTCGCACAAACGCGCCTACGACCTGCTGATCCAGGCGGAGTCGGGGGCGTGCGCGGTCACCGGCTACCCGAACATGCCGGCCAAGCCCGGTCCGCCGGTGGCGGACGTCTCCACCGGGCTCTACGCCGCGCTGTCGATCATGGCCCTGCTCTACGCCCGCAAGGGTGAGGACGTCGCACCGGCCCCTGGCGTCGCGGTGAGCCTGTTCGACACCATGACCGACATCATGGGGTACCAGCTGACCTACACCCAGTACTCCGGCATCGACCAGCAACCGCTGGGGATGAGCTCGCCGGCGGTGGCGCCGTACGGCGCCTATCCCACCCGCGACGACCAGACGGTGGTGCTGGGCACCACCAACGACCGGGAATGGCAGCGGCTGGCCCGCGAGATCATCGAACGCCCGGACCTGGCCGACGACCCGGTCTACGCCACCAACGCCGACCGGGTGGCACACCGCGACGTCCTCAACGACGCCATCGGGAGCTGGTGTGCCAAGCACGATCTCGCCCACATCCAGAAGAAGGCCGACGAGGCGGGGATCGGGAATTCCCGCTACAACCGCCCCAGTGAAGTGGTCACCCACCCGCATCTGAGCGCGCGGGACCGCTGGCGTCCGGTCCAGACCCCGAACGGCGAGATTTCCGCGCTGCTGCCGCCCCCGGTGATCGAGGGCTTCGAACAGCCCATGGGCGCGGTACCCGGTCTCGGCCAGCACACCGACGCGATACTGGCCGGGTTGGGAATGTCCGCCGGTGACATCGCCGCGCTGCGAGAGCAGGGCGCGATCGGCCCGGCGCAGGAATAGTCGCCACGCGTCACGAACGAGGAGCACCCATGCGCGAGACCGTCATCGTCGAAGCCGTCCGCACACCCGTCGGCAAGCGCAACGGCGGCCTGGCCGGTATGCACGCCGCCGACCTGTCCGCCATCGTCCTCAACGAACTGGTGCTGCGGGCCGGGATCGAACCCGACGTCGTCGACGACGTGATCTGGGGTTGCGTGTCCCAGGTCGGCGACCAGTCGAGCAACATCGGCCGGTTCGCCGTACTGGCCGCCGGGTGGCCCGAACACATCCCGGGCACCACTGTGAACCGTGCGTGCGGTTCGAGTCAGCAGGCGCTCGACTTCGCCGTGCACGCGGTGATGTCCGGACAGCAGGACATCGTCGTCGCCGGGGGCGTCGAGGTGATGAGCCGGGTACCGCTGGGATCGGCGCGCGCGACCGGAATGCCCTACGGCCCCAAGGTGCTCGAGCGTTACCGCGATTTCAGCTTCAACCAGGGGATCTCGGCGGAGCTGATCGCGGAGAAGTGGGGGTTGTCGCGGACCCGGCTCGACGAGTACTCCGCCCGTTCGCACGCGCTGGCCGCGGCGGCCCAGGACGACAAGGCGTTCGACGCCCAGATCGTGCCGGTGTTCCCGGGTGACGACGCGGCACCGGTGACCGCCGACGAAGGGGTGCGCCGGGGTACGTCGGTGGACAAGCTGGCCGGCCTCAAGCCGGCGTTCCGTGAGGACGGGGTGATTCACGCCGGCAACTCGTCACAGATCTCCGACGGGGCGGCGGCGCTGTTGGTGATGACGGCCGAGAACGCCGTGCAGCTGGGGCTGACGCCGATCGTGCGGTACCGGGCGGGCGCGGTGGCCGGGGCCGACCCGGTGCTCATGCTCACCGGTCCGATCCCGGCGACGCAGAAGGTGCTGCACAAGGCCGGCGTCGGTGTGGACGAGATCGGCGTGTTCGAGGTGAACGAGGCGTTCGCGCCGGTGCCGCTGGCGTGGCTCGCCGAAACCGGCGCCGCCGATGAGCGGCTCAACCCGCTCGGCGGCGCGATCGCGCTCGGCCACCCCCTCGGCGCATCGGGTGCGGTGCTGATGACCCGGATGGTGCATCACATGCGCGACAACGGAATTCGATATGGACTGCAGACCATGTGCGAGGGCGGCGGCACGGCCAACGCGACCCTCGTCGAGCTCATCGCCTAGACCATCCCGCCGACCAGGAGGACCCCGCGTGCGCCGAGACCTGTTCACCGACGACCACGACGCCTTCCGGCAGCTGGCCCGCGACTTCGTCGAGAAGGAGGTCGTCCCGCAGTACCCGCAGTGGGAGAAGGCCGGCCGCATGCCGCGCGAGGTGTTCAAGCAGATGGGCGCACTGGGCATGCTCGGCATGGCGATTCCCGAGGAGTACGGGGGAGCGGGGATCGACGACTACCGCTACAACGTGGTGCTCCAGGAGGAGGCGGCCCGCGCCTTGGTGACGCTGTCGACGGTGCGCACCCAGCTCGAGGTGATCCTGCCGTACTTCCTGCACTACGCGAACGACGAGCAGCGCGCTCGGTGGTTCCCGGGGCTGGCCGACGGCACCCTGCTGACCGCGATCGCGATGACCGAGCCGGGTACCGGATCGGACCTGGCCGGGGTGCGGACCACCGCGGTCCGGGACGGCGACCAGTACATCGTCAACGGCGCGAAGACGTTCATCACCGGCGGGATTCAGGCGGACCTGGTCGTGGTGGTGGCGCGCACCTCGACCGACCCGGAGAACCGGCGGAGAGGCCTCTCGCTGATCGTCGTCGAGGACGGGATGCCCGGGTTCGAACGCGGCCGGGAGCTCGAGAAGATGGGCTGCAAGGTCCAGGACACCGCGGAGTTGTCGTTCACCGACGTGCGGGTACCGGTCGCCAACCTGTTGGGGGAGGAGGGCGAGGCGTTCAGCTACCTCGGCCACAATCTGGCGCAGGAGCGGTTGACGGTCGCGGTGGGCTCGGTGGCCCAGGCGCGCTCGGCTCTGCACGCGACGATCGACTACGTCAAGAACCGCAAGGCGTTCGGGACCCCGGTGGCGTCGTTCCAGAACACGAAGTTCGAACTGGCGGCGGTGTCCACCGAGATCGAGGCCGCTCAGGCGATGCTCGACCGCGCCGTCCTCGACCATGTCGACGGCGTGCTGTCACGGGAGGACGCCGCCCGCGTGAAGCTGTTCTGCACCGAGATGCAGGCCCGCGCGGTCGACCGCTGCCTGCAGCTGTTCGGCGGCTACGGCTACATGATGGAGTACCCGATCGCCCGGCTGTACAACGACGCCCGGGTGGCCCGGATCTACGCGGGCACCAGCGAGGTGATGAAGGTGATCATCGCCAAGTCACTCGGGCTCTAAGCACTCTGCTGAGCGCCTGACCAGCGGTGTGACCGCGGTCTAAACGTGATTTCACTGAGACCCTTGTCACATCGGAAAAACCTACCTACTGTGTGTTCACTAGGTTGGTTCGACCGAGGGAGACAGTTGTCCGCGTTGCAGTCTTCGAGGCCCTACGCCACATTGCTGGCAAAGGGTGAGGACCGCCGTCAGCGGATACTCGCGGTCGCCGAGCGGCTGCTGGCCCGTAACGGTTGGCGCAACACGTCGCTCGCGCAGATCGCCAAGGAGGCCGGGGTCACCCCGGCGGGCCTGCTGCATCACTTCGAATCCAAGGAACAGTTGCTCCACGCGGTGCTCGACGCCCGCGACATGGACGACGACAGCCATGCCGACCTCACCGGCGACCTTTTCCTACAGATCGCCCGGGTCGCCCAGCGGTTCGAGCGCGCACCCGAGCTCGCGGGAACCTTCACCGTCCTGCTGGTCGAGAACATCGCGCCGGACGCGCCGCTGCACGACCGGCTGCTCGACCGCCAGCGCGCGGCGGCGTCGATCGTCACCAGCATCATCCGGCGCGGACAGGCTGCCGGACAGTACCGCCAGGACCTGAACGCGGCCACCAAGGCCCTGGAGATTGTGGCCTTCGTCAACGGCATGGAGACGTCATGGTTGCTCGACC comes from the Mycolicibacterium litorale genome and includes:
- a CDS encoding nuclear transport factor 2 family protein — its product is MSTTPTRTEDLVEIHQLLAKYAVTITQGDIDGLTSVFTPDGTYSAFGETYTLNRFPVLVDAAPKGLFMTGTALVDLTEGADTASGTQPLCFIEHSKHDMRIGYYNDTYVRTAGGWRLKTRAMTFIRRSGDHDSGRPHAIGRPEAG
- a CDS encoding amidohydrolase family protein, translated to MKHEDMILISVDDHIIEPPGMFKNHLPEKYVNDAPRLVHNPDGSDTWQFRDTVIPNVALNAVAGRPKEEYGLEPQGLDEIRKGCYDPNERVKDMNAGGVLATMNFPSFPGFAARLFATEDPDFSMALVQAYNDWHIDEWCGSNPGRFIPMAIPAIWDPELCAKEVRRVSEKGVHSLTFTENPSTLGYPSFHDLEHWKPLWEALVDTDTVMNVHIGSSGKLAITAPDAPMDVMITLQPMNIVQAAADLLWSAPIKQYPDLKIALSEGGTGWIPYFLDRVDRTYEMHSTWTHQNFGDKLPSEVFRDHFLTCFISDPVGVKNRHMIGIDNICWEMDYPHSDSMWPGAPEELMAVFETYEVTDEEINKITHENAMRWYHFEPFNHVPKEQATVGALRKSAEGHDVSIRALSAHKDRSGSSFADFQANAKAVSGARD
- a CDS encoding acyl-CoA dehydrogenase family protein, with product MTDLLEPAAFRTALRSWLDENSGLVEPPDDHSLQGHMRQFARVQRALYDADWMRYGWPERAGGLGGPAILRAIVGEEVVGRRLAEPGPYSMLEVLAPTMIDYASPELAAEMVPKLLSGEEQWCQGFSEPGSGSDLASLTTRAVQRGDEWVINGQKVWTSFAQYSHRCILLTRTGGADIPDHEAITAFFVDLDTPGISVRPLHTMHGVDEFCEVYFDDVVVGADRMLGRPGDGWRLAMDLLPYERSTCFWQRIAYLYSRFDALIGEVKGIGQAVDVDMGDVYLALHTLRCRSRATQYRLAEGHKLGPETSIDKVLLAGAEQRLYDTARDLLPGAVELEDTDWRTEYLYSRAATIYGGTAEVQRNIIARRLLDLGKE
- a CDS encoding SRPBCC family protein, with the translated sequence MAHFPKPAAGSWTENWPELGTAPVNYEDSIDPEHFKLEQEAIFKKTWLKVGRVEQLPKKGSYFTREMPCAGPGTSVIIVKGTDNEVRAFYNFCRHRGNKLVWSDFPGEEVSGSCRQFVCKYHAWRYDLKGDLTFVQQEGEFFDLDKAQYGLVPVRCEVWEGFIFINFDKDAIPLREYLGDFAKGLEGYPFHEMTEHYSYRAEINANWKLFIDAFTEFYHAPILHMKQAEKEEAEKLAKFGFEALAYDIKGDHSMVSSWGGMSPPKDLNMVKPIERILHSGLFGPWDRPNIKGILPDELPPAINPGRHKSWGTDSFEFFPNFTLLFWAPGWYLTYNYWPTAVDKHIFEADLYFVPPTNLRQRLSQELAAVTFKEYAFQDANTLEATQTQIGTRVVTDFPLCDQEILLRHLHMTAHQYVDRYKASLADGSATASATNGHASSAEKDHANV
- a CDS encoding metal-dependent hydrolase family protein; the protein is MLTLKAAGYVDVDSGEIVRPGVVTVDGDRIVSVGGDVPAGADVIDLGDSILLPGLMDMEVNLLMGGRGENPGLSQVQDDPPTRVLRAVGNARRTLRAGFTTVRNLGLFVKTGGYLLDVALGKAIDAGWIDGPRVVPAGHAITPTGGHLDPTMFAAFMPGALELTVEEGIANGVDEIRKAVRYQIKHGAQLIKVCVSGGVMSLTGEAGAQHYSDEELRAIVDEAHRRGMRVAAHTHGAEAVKHAVACGIDCIEHGFLMDDEAIRMLVDNDRFLVTTRRLAEYMDVSKAPPELQAKAAEMFPKARTSIKAAYEAGVKIAVGTDAPAIPHGRNADELVTLVEWGMPPAAVLRAATVVAADLINRSDSLGRLAVGYLADIIAVPGDPLADIGVTRDVDFVMKGGKVYKNEHDTDTN
- a CDS encoding SDR family NAD(P)-dependent oxidoreductase, translating into MNNGYFDLTGRAAMVTGAGAGGGIGAAVAAALAQAGAAVLVTDIDADAAAAVAERIRAEGGKADSCALDVADRGAADAAAAQAAGLGGGSLHILVNNAGVTAPAMFPKLTEEAFRLTFDIHVMGTFHCTQAALPYLPTDGTARVINVTSAAGLTGTLGQVNYSAAKAGIIGFTKSLARELATKNIMVNALAPLAATPMTETIRTNEKFAANMMNRIPLKRWAGPEEVAGAFVFMASDAASYITGQVLPVDGGMVM
- a CDS encoding carboxymuconolactone decarboxylase family protein, whose translation is MRLAPLPADQWDDDVLRALSVMLPEERLNPEAAGNLLATLVRHPHLTRAFLRFNVHLLFRSTLPDRLRELAILRVAHVLGSEYEWRHHVSMGREVGLTDAAIEGAAQGRGADELDQAVLDAVDQLQDKANISDQTWAELSAHLDERQRMDLVFTIGCYGALAMAINTFGVEPDQER
- a CDS encoding acyl-CoA dehydrogenase family protein — protein: MNFELTEDQQLIYKSVSELAARFDDQYWMEKDSNHEFPTEFYDAIAGGGWLGMTIPEEYGGHGLGITEATLLAEAVARSGGGMNAASSIHMSIFGMHPVVKHGSEELKARTLPRIATGDLHVCFGVTEPGAGLDTSRITTFAKRDGDSYVVNGRKVWISKALESEKILLLTRTTPYDEVSKKTDGMTLFMTDLDRAHVDIRPIPKMGRNAVSSNELFIDDLRIPVEDRVGEEGKGFFYILDGLNPERMLIAAEALGIGRVALDKAVRYATDRHVFDRPIGMNQGIQFPLADSLARLDAAELMLRKATWLYDNGKSCGREANTAKYLCADAGFTAADRALQTHGGMGYAEEYHVARFFREARLMKIAPVSQEMILNFLGSHVLGLPRSY